Within the Oryctolagus cuniculus chromosome 19, mOryCun1.1, whole genome shotgun sequence genome, the region gttgtcgcgtccctcgaccagcaaggaagacacaacccgaactcttcttcaagcagtttattcaggaaccttgaacaagcttcttcttccgcctccttccctctcccatccctcttatagccatcagcacaccaatcaaaagcagccaagtggcaaggattgattggtacagcaatgcggaagccagaagggagctcagccatctccttattaggagttgtttgtttctcgccagtccttccgggagaaaggagccggtgccatctttagggcgcggtgcaatggctccccacaagagagaaaagagagaaagagagaaagatcttccattcctggcctcactttccagatgaccacaacggacaggcctggaccaggccaaagccaggatccaggagcttcatccgggtctcccacatgggagctggggtccaagcacttgggccatcctctgcctctttcccaggcgcattagtagggagctaggttggaaatggagcagccgggacacgaactggtgtccatacacggggtgctggcattgccgccagcagctttacccacaacgccacaatgccggccccctaaATAAATAGTGTTACAAATTCTAGTGTGAACAGATGGACAGGTGGGAGCTTGGTGTTCCACCGCCTTCCCGCTCTGCGCTGGTGCTTCAGTCACTACATGGGCAAATGTGGACTCCTGGAAAGGACGGGCGGGCCCTGGGACCCCTTCAGGGCCTCTGTCTTAAGGGTCCTGGGCGTTTCCTGCAGGCATcaagggagagaatcagcagagaaaggcagacagaggacaAGGGACAAGGCCAAGCCGAGTGGCTGGGTGAGGAGACAGTTCCGTCAAAGGTTACCTGAAGgccaaggagaagagaggagacacCTTGGCATTCCTGGCCTGGGTGCACCTGCGCTCCCGGAAGTGCGCCGCCCTACTTCAGGCTCTGGAGGGCGGGACTCCCTTTGCCATTTGGGCTGAGCCCCCAGTCCCAGATGATGAGCCAGCTGGAGAGGAGGGAGTGGGATGCCCTGAGCGACGGGTCAGGAGCCACTGATAAGCGATGCTAGTtactccagcccctccctggcctccatgCTTCTGTCTTCTTGGAAGACCTGCTGACTCAGAGGGGACACAGAACCAGTCCTGGAGACGCCAGACATCAGGACTCGGGGCTTGAGGTGGAGAGATCCACCCTCGCGGGGCCGAAGGAGTCTGACACCCACTCTGAAGTCTCAGACccgagggtgggggagggctccaGGACCTTTCTGCCATGGTGTCTGAGAGtctggggcagggcccagccccaccctgccccaaggAGCACCTGCACCCCCTCAGCGCCTCAGCTTCCCTCATGCTCGCTAGAATGATGTCTCTTGGGAGGGGGGCAACTTGCAGCCCAAGTCACCCTtctcagagacagagatggtTTGAGAAGGGGCTGGCAGGTTGAGGCTGACTGGCTGGCTAGACTTGCTAATGTACAAGATAGTCCCCATGATGTGATAGAATCCATAAAGTGGTATATGGTTGTACAGGCGTTTGCCATGCCATTCTTTAAACTTTACTGCCTGCTTgttcttcgtttttttttttctttgtttttttttttttcctttttgtatcaaaatatcaggaaagagggggaaaattctttttttaaagatttatttattgggccggcgctgcggctcactaggctaatcatccgtcttgcagcgccagcacactgggttctagtcccggtcggggcgccggattctgtcccggttgcccctcttccaggccagctctctgctgtggccagggagtgcagtggaggatggcccaggtgcttgggccctgcacccgcatgggagaccaggaaaagcacctggctcctggctcctgccatcagatcagcgcggtacgccggccgcagcgcgccggccacggcggccattggagggtgaaccaacggcaaaggaagacctttctctctgtgtctctctctcactgtccactctgcctgtcaaaaaataaaaaaaaataaaaaaataaagatttatttatttatttgaaggtcagagttacacagacagagaagacgcagagagagagagagagagagagagagagagataaagagaggttgGTGGGGATTCAGATCTGATCTGGTCTGGGGAAGGGGATGCCTGGATTGAGTGTCAGGGAGTGTTAGTGAAGTGAGCACCTGGGTTGAAGCTATCTTGGTGCAGAGATGTGTCAGCTGTCAGTTGAAGGACTAGGAACCTGGGACACTCAGGTGACTGGGAAAGGCCAGGCGTGTGTCGGTGGACAAAGAATCGTGAcaaagatcccatctgctggttcactcccccacatggtcacaatggccaaaaatgggtcaatccaaagccaggagcctggagcttcttccaggtctcccaagggggtgcaggggctcaactgcttgggccatcttccactgccttcccagggcactagcagagagctggatcggaagtggagcagacggaacttgaaccggtgcccatatgggatggcggctccAGGGGCGGAGGACTCACCTACTGCACTCCAGCGGCCAGCTTGTCAGTGTTGGCTCTGATGCTGGGTTCAGGAAATTCAGCCGTCTCCAGGCTGAGGCCTATCCTCCAGTCCTAATTCAGAAAGTCCCCGTCCTGGCTGTGTCAGGAGACAGCGCTCGCCAAGGGTGAGTGCTGACCTTCTGCTTGGAGGGGAAAAGGAGGGCATGGCTACAGCCAGACCAAGGGCGGGCCAGAGACAGTTGGACCCTGGAACATCAGGTCTGGaggatggcactgcaggctgtggacaGTGCTGTGCACCTTGAGCCTGGGTCTGGCTAGGTGGGAGCTGAAGGGTCAGGCCACCCAGAGGCCAGAGGGAAAGGAGgaacctcccccctcctctcttcttcccccctGCAGCCTGGCGATGTGGACCTTCATGCTCCTGGGCCTTCTCTGTGCCTCGGCCTCTGCCAGTGCCAGTAAGTGAGCCGCTGGGACTCTGGTGGCGGGTGGCGGGAAGGGGCCCCTGCTCGGCTGGTGGCCAAGGCTTGCAGGGCCGCCCCTGAGCGGTGGGAACTGGGAGGTCCTTGCCTCCAAGcccccctttctttccactgcagtCCAGGCCAGGTCCTCCTCCTACAGTGGCGAGTACGGATGTGGAAGAGGGGAGCCATTCTCCCACTCCGGCCTCCAGCTGGAAGGGCCCATCACAGCCATCCGTGTCCGGGTCAACAGCTTCAATATCGTGGGGTAAGGCTCTTCCGTGTTCCTCCAAGGTCTTAGAACTCAGGAAGTGCTCTTTCACTCTGGGCCACCTGTGCCTCAACCAACAGGTCCCTAGTGAGGCAGGATATGGGGATAGCTGTGAAAGGACTCGGCTTCCAGAACCGTACCCTTTGGACTCCTCCCTCCCCGAATATGCCTGGTGGTGGCAAATCATTAATAACCACTAACTCTCAGGGGCCTGGAAGTcgaccagcccagcccacccgccTTCTGCGGTTTAAAGTTTCTTTCCAATAtccctgctgggtgccctgcaACTTTGCTCAACGCCTCTCTTGAGCAGTCCCCACTCCATTGCTAGTCGGAAAATTCTATCACGTGCAGAGCCAAAGTGTGTCCGCTGATCCTGGAtctgcctcctgggacagcagggacaagcctcttccctctcccacaagggagcCACTCAGCTGTTAGAAAATCCCTTTGCTTCCACAAGTGCGGGAATAGGTTGGGGCAtcgtaggaagctggactccaaATTCAAGGCCTGCCATGTGTTGTGTGTGGGCGACTCTGGGCAagctgccttccttctctgcacctgctgtcagccaggccaggagctgaagttctttgtgtggtcctccaGGGCTCACCCGGCCTACACTTTTGGGGGAACTAGCAGGGACTGCTCATGCTAGCGTCCAGTTTGGAGGACTCCACGTGCAGGTCAAAAGGTCCTGAACTCTGATGACCTAATCAGTGTCCccgttcctgccctcccacccgtcCCAGTCTCCAGGTACGCTATGGCCAGGTGTGGAGCGACTACGTGGGTGGcaagctgggagacctggaggagatctTTCTGCACCCAGGGGAGTCAGTGATCGTGGTGTCTGGGTCATACAGCAACTATCCGAAGACGCTGAACTTTGTGACTGACGAGGGTCGCTTCCTTTCCTTTGGGAAAGACACAGGCATAATGTTGTATGCTGTCCCCTTGCACCCAAACACCGTGCTCCGATTCATCAATGGCCCAGCTGGCTTATTCGTCACCGCCATTGGCCTGCACTGGGACAACTACCCCAGAAACTGCTGAGCCCACCTCCTCCGTGGCAGGGCCCCGTGGTGGGGTGTGACAACTCCCTGATCACCATTTCCATACAAATGGCTCAATAAAAGGACATGGCTAAAGctggtgtgcatgtgggtgtgtgcaggcgGGACCCACTCTTGGAGGGCGGTGTGAATCTCAGCTCTGGCTACCTGCTGCTAAGAGTGGGAGCACGAGGGAGACAGGTGTTGAGAATCCTGGGCTCTTCCGTACGTCGCAAGGAGAGGAGACGCTGGTTTGAACCAACTCTTTTCGGGGTTAGCTCATGAGAATGTCTGTCCAAACAGGAGTTCTGAAGGGAAGGCTCAGCGGGGGCACACCGCCGAGCCCCAGGTGTGCCTCTCTGGCGCCCTCCCCCCTGAGAAGGGGCTGGCTTCTCTGACCAAAggctgtcccctctccctggagCTCAGCTGCAGGTGGGTGGTCTGACCTCTGTCCTCCCATCTGTCCCAGATGCGATCTCCCTGCTGAAGTTTCGCCCCAGTTTGTGCTTAAGGACTCCACCCCATTCCCCAGGCCAGTTCTTCCTCGTCTTTACCCCTAACCTGGTGCTCTTGCTTAGCCCTCTGGGAACTGGCGCTCAGGCAGATGAGAAGCCCGTGGCTGAGACACACCCATGTCCCGTATTAGAGCGAGTGGGTTtcattcctgactccaccttcctgcttacgtggctcctgggaggc harbors:
- the LOC100346433 gene encoding zymogen granule membrane protein 16 — translated: MWTFMLLGLLCASASASAIQARSSSYSGEYGCGRGEPFSHSGLQLEGPITAIRVRVNSFNIVGLQVRYGQVWSDYVGGKLGDLEEIFLHPGESVIVVSGSYSNYPKTLNFVTDEGRFLSFGKDTGIMLYAVPLHPNTVLRFINGPAGLFVTAIGLHWDNYPRNC